The following proteins are encoded in a genomic region of [Eubacterium] hominis:
- a CDS encoding 4Fe-4S binding protein — MFAVRTIRLCTKDCLCLYVCPTGASDTENGQIDWEKCIGCGLCANACPSHAISMVPEKYAPQQKKDQNVVDALYALINHKVKQEAILDYLWKTSDDAMTKQFALALKKSNRFMSEDLYREAGYMLPQSHQTHAMLGSFLKIKDPDFPMDAVKTLLKLIKPND, encoded by the coding sequence ATGTTTGCGGTAAGAACCATACGTCTATGTACAAAAGATTGTTTATGTTTATATGTTTGTCCGACAGGAGCGTCAGATACAGAGAATGGACAGATTGACTGGGAGAAATGTATCGGTTGCGGCCTTTGTGCAAATGCCTGCCCATCCCATGCGATTTCTATGGTGCCAGAAAAATATGCACCTCAACAAAAGAAAGATCAAAACGTTGTGGATGCCCTGTATGCGTTGATTAATCATAAAGTTAAACAGGAAGCCATCCTGGATTATCTGTGGAAAACTAGTGATGATGCCATGACAAAACAGTTTGCTTTGGCTTTAAAAAAATCTAATCGTTTTATGAGTGAAGATTTATATCGGGAAGCAGGCTATATGCTTCCACAAAGCCATCAAACACATGCAATGTTAGGATCTTTCTTGAAAATCAAAGATCCGGATTTTCCAATGGATGCGGTCAAAACATTATTGAAACTAATCAAACCCAACGATTAG
- a CDS encoding ATP-binding cassette domain-containing protein: MIGTNNLSVRFGARTLYKDVNLKFTDGNCYGLIGANGAGKSTFLKVLAGELAPDTGDVYMGPHDTLYTLKQDHFQFDEYPVLETVLMGNEKLYQIMKEKEALYTKEGEFTEEDGQRAGELEEAFADMDGWNAESDAAMLLSGLDIPVDLHTSLMKDITPAQKVKVLLAQALFGKPTTLLLDEPTNGLDLKAVAWLENFLINYESTVIVVSHDRHFLNKVCTHIADVDYGKIKIFTGNYDFWYESSQLLSKQLKDANKKKEDKIKELEAFIARFSANAAKSKQATSRKKILDKIVLDDLQPSTRKYPFIDFKSERESGKSILFLENIGKSVEGNELLHNISFSMMKGDKVALIGNPLQTSLLLKIIAGVVKPDEGSIEIGQTITPSYIPDDNTEYFEGEQSICDWLSQYTNIEDMAYIRGFLGRMLFSGEEALKPVNVLSGGERARCMLSKSMLEAPNLLLLDDPTNHLDLESIQALNNGLVSFKGEMIFTSHDHQFIQTIANRIIEITEDGIIDRRMSYDEYLERELGIEE, encoded by the coding sequence ATGATAGGAACAAACAATCTAAGCGTTCGTTTTGGCGCTAGAACATTATATAAAGATGTAAATCTGAAATTCACAGATGGAAACTGCTATGGATTGATTGGTGCCAATGGTGCTGGTAAATCCACATTTTTAAAGGTACTGGCAGGCGAACTGGCACCGGATACCGGAGATGTATACATGGGACCACATGATACGCTGTATACCTTAAAACAGGACCACTTTCAGTTTGATGAATATCCCGTATTGGAAACTGTATTGATGGGAAATGAAAAGCTGTATCAAATCATGAAGGAAAAAGAAGCCTTATATACAAAGGAAGGCGAATTTACAGAGGAAGATGGACAGCGTGCCGGAGAATTGGAAGAAGCATTTGCGGATATGGATGGCTGGAATGCGGAAAGTGATGCTGCTATGTTACTATCAGGACTAGATATTCCAGTAGATTTGCATACATCCTTAATGAAGGATATTACACCTGCACAGAAAGTGAAAGTATTATTGGCACAGGCGTTGTTTGGAAAACCAACAACATTATTATTAGATGAGCCGACCAATGGTTTAGATTTAAAAGCAGTCGCTTGGTTAGAAAACTTTCTAATCAATTATGAAAGTACTGTCATTGTCGTATCCCATGACCGTCATTTTTTGAATAAAGTATGTACCCATATCGCTGATGTGGATTATGGAAAAATCAAAATCTTTACTGGAAACTATGACTTCTGGTATGAATCTAGCCAGTTATTAAGTAAACAGTTAAAAGATGCGAATAAAAAGAAAGAAGATAAAATCAAAGAACTGGAAGCCTTTATCGCAAGATTCTCAGCAAATGCTGCCAAGAGTAAACAGGCAACATCACGTAAAAAGATTCTGGATAAGATCGTATTGGATGATTTACAGCCATCTACCAGAAAATATCCCTTCATTGATTTTAAATCAGAAAGAGAATCAGGGAAATCTATTCTGTTTTTAGAAAATATCGGTAAAAGTGTAGAAGGCAACGAGCTGTTACATAACATCAGCTTTTCCATGATGAAAGGGGATAAAGTCGCATTGATTGGAAATCCTTTACAAACATCATTGTTGTTGAAGATTATCGCAGGCGTTGTAAAACCAGATGAAGGAAGTATTGAAATCGGACAGACGATCACACCATCCTATATCCCGGATGATAATACAGAATATTTTGAAGGTGAGCAAAGTATCTGTGACTGGTTAAGTCAGTATACGAATATTGAAGATATGGCATATATTAGAGGATTCCTTGGAAGAATGCTGTTTAGTGGAGAGGAAGCATTAAAGCCGGTAAATGTATTATCCGGAGGAGAACGTGCACGCTGTATGTTATCGAAAAGTATGCTGGAAGCACCAAACCTGTTGCTGTTGGATGATCCAACCAATCATCTTGATTTGGAAAGTATTCAGGCCTTGAATAATGGACTGGTAAGCTTTAAGGGAGAAATGATTTTTACATCCCATGACCACCAGTTTATCCAGACAATTGCCAATCGTATTATCGAAATTACAGAAGATGGCATCATCGATCGTCGTATGAGCTATGATGAATATTTAGAGCGTGAATTAGGTATTGAAGAATAG
- a CDS encoding glutamate--tRNA ligase — protein sequence MKKVRTRFAPSPTGYMHIGNLRTALFEYLIAKHEGGDFILRIEDTDQERLVEGAVDIIYDTMKEVGLTHDEGPDIGGDFGPYVQSERLPMYKKYADELVDLGGAHYCFCGEEEIERQRKEAESLGISFKYDDPCKHISVEEARERIAKGEKYVVRQTIKHGGETYFDDEVYGRIEVDNSILDESVLLKSDGYPTYNFANIIDDHQMNITHVVRGNEYLSSTPKYNLIYQAYGWDIPTYVHVPPVMKDEQHKLSKRNGDASFQDLVKKGYLPQAILNYIALLGWSPETEQEIYTLEELIKVFDIKRISKSPAIFDIDKLTWMNGMYLRAMSEEEFFETAKPYIEEGVHKNVDLRSVAKILQPRTDVLTTIPEAIDFIDELPEYDNAMYIHKKMKTTYEIALTALKEATKVLEELQDWSSEEKIHEILLALPATLGMKNGQVLWPVRTAITGKQFTPGGAIEIAHILGKEETLKRIAYGIEKLEKEVA from the coding sequence ATGAAAAAGGTAAGAACAAGATTTGCACCTAGTCCAACAGGCTATATGCATATAGGAAACTTAAGAACAGCGCTGTTTGAATATCTGATCGCAAAACATGAGGGAGGCGACTTCATTTTACGTATTGAAGACACTGACCAGGAACGTTTGGTAGAAGGTGCTGTAGATATTATTTATGATACGATGAAAGAAGTCGGATTAACACACGATGAAGGACCAGACATTGGTGGTGACTTTGGACCATATGTACAATCTGAGCGTTTGCCAATGTATAAAAAATACGCAGATGAATTGGTTGATTTAGGTGGTGCCCACTATTGTTTCTGTGGGGAAGAAGAAATTGAAAGACAAAGAAAAGAAGCAGAAAGCTTAGGTATTTCATTTAAATACGATGACCCTTGTAAACACATCAGTGTAGAGGAAGCAAGAGAACGTATCGCAAAAGGTGAAAAATATGTTGTAAGACAGACTATTAAACATGGTGGAGAAACTTATTTTGATGATGAAGTTTATGGAAGAATCGAAGTAGATAACAGCATTCTTGATGAATCTGTATTATTAAAATCTGATGGCTATCCAACTTATAACTTCGCCAATATTATTGATGATCACCAAATGAATATTACACATGTTGTACGTGGTAACGAATACTTATCATCTACACCAAAATATAACCTGATTTATCAGGCATATGGATGGGATATTCCTACTTATGTACACGTTCCACCTGTTATGAAGGATGAACAGCATAAATTAAGTAAACGTAATGGAGATGCAAGTTTCCAGGATCTTGTGAAAAAAGGATATCTGCCACAGGCAATCTTAAACTACATTGCATTACTTGGATGGTCACCTGAAACAGAACAGGAAATCTATACATTAGAGGAACTAATCAAAGTATTTGATATCAAACGTATCAGTAAATCACCAGCAATCTTTGACATTGATAAACTGACATGGATGAATGGTATGTATTTACGTGCCATGTCTGAGGAAGAATTCTTTGAAACAGCAAAACCTTATATCGAAGAAGGTGTACATAAAAATGTAGATTTGCGTTCTGTTGCGAAAATCTTACAGCCTCGTACAGATGTATTAACAACAATTCCAGAAGCAATCGACTTTATAGATGAGCTTCCTGAATATGATAATGCAATGTATATTCACAAAAAGATGAAAACAACATACGAAATCGCATTAACAGCATTAAAAGAAGCCACAAAAGTATTAGAAGAGCTTCAGGATTGGTCTAGTGAAGAAAAGATTCATGAAATCTTATTAGCCCTTCCAGCAACCTTAGGCATGAAGAATGGTCAGGTATTATGGCCAGTACGTACTGCCATTACTGGTAAACAGTTCACACCTGGTGGTGCAATCGAAATAGCACATATCCTAGGTAAAGAAGAAACATTAAAACGTATTGCTTACGGTATTGAAAAACTTGAAAAAGAAGTAGCTTAA
- a CDS encoding discoidin domain-containing protein: MKNKAILKKIGPVSLATVMSLTGIYGYATPLVQVHAAEDAETQLGSIIDVKKVEKNIVEITYQNGYKGRVTFLENGIFRFNVDPSGKFEQYATPNSKSHKATIQTKSDESDDYSKPEASLNDENGFIQLSAGNTIIEFDKTTGMMSAKRTDGTIVFKESKPLSIGSGSTTQTLATSDDEYFYGGGTQNGRFSHKGKSINIKNEGGWTDGQVSSPNPFYWSNKGYGVLRNTFKEGKYDFAKSDSANITTSHDENEFDAYYFISDSSDISTTANNILNEYYEVTGNPVLLPEYGYYLAHLNCYNRDGWQEGGKEWKLEDGKWYEELGQSYDYVIPEGTKVESLNNTPPSTLIDNFKGVIDDSTKKFTAQAVIEGHEANDMPLGWFLPNDGYGCGYGQNGYHEERTDEEKANNDWTRATQAVDANVNNLKDFTDFANQHGIQVGLWTQAALNPEDSELDGMYQGFQTLRDFNKEVNTGGVRALKTDVAWVGEGYSMALNSVKTGYDVLAKTNTRPMLVSLDGWAGSQRYTSMWTGDQYGGQWEYIRFHIPTYIGQSLSGNPNVASDMDGIFSGDSITSTRDYEWKTFTSVMLDMDGWGSLAKKPYYNGDPYTGINRMYLKLKAQLMPYLYTEAHKAVDGLPMIRAMFLEEENAYTLGTATQYQYMYGDNFLVAPIYQDTNADDQGNDIRNNIYLPSTADTWIDYFTGEQYRGGQVINNFDAPLWKLPLFVKNGSIIPMYENHNNPSAISKTNTEGLDKSRRIVEFYPYQDSSYDAIEDDGISMTQNSDGTVDYGSNVKTHYTSSVKGTTATLTANKSEGGYQGYDANRHSTFVVNVSEKPSKVTAINGSTDINAKEVTSYEAFEKAAKNNEAVWFYDESPNLNKYAKDDEGFKDTAIITTPKLYVSFTKTNVNEQAQTLVIEGFKNDADLGEETLNKDLSTPANLTAAEETKTPTSITLTWDEVEDATSYDVEADGIIYNIGNNTTFTHEDLPYHSTHTYRVRSRNIKGYSEWSKEYESISLEDPWKDTPTPENITWEGDIYGSHTPDLAFDNFFQSGDGGFHSDGNSIGQALTVDYGKGYQLDKVEYYPRDDASNGTVTKMDVYTSLDGKNWSDAKSFTWERSADMKEIPLKTTARYIKFIPRESVGNFFAASEIKVYKVENTNGFAIGSIAQQGKDTPDDADYQNLRSYLGISNKDKTFENQVANYGLDINMNGVYDVYDYAFTMFKLDGGTKKSGSVAGNALLLPSKNTVKAGETFTIDVYATDVNNLNAFGQVINYDPNKLEISKNDIQATPFVAQMENLSSQQRYDDTAYVDLAFVNRGDKKLFSGEGSIATITVKAKADCNVADVIDLSTVTLIGPDYSYIESAIKNDITIPEIPLVSTAAEYGREEFDITMTNDVLTEDKEGTNVEKIINGGSQESYDLLFDGKKSGRQFEFVWDTGKNVLAPEVKLPTTFHFTLKEAKPLNNVKVYNSNEGNGYLLSADAIFYYEDGTSETVSIDEKQQVFSFDASLENADKNVIRVDVIAKTSNGLANENNDPRENRMLTLEEMEFSYIKTVKIEKIEANDNAKELYVGDISDIKALVTPNEPNPYYTVSSSNGEVASIITLADENNLPVYKVHALAAGETVITVTSAADKNISTSYTLTVKEGINITPLTKAIEKAREYTADTYIEDSYAALQAAVNAGTDLLNTQDYTKAQIESAAADILNAIANLVVKPLNEGNLINTSKDSSVSIIDFSSECTPEELEDGLAANVLDYNEETYWHSNYDSSIGMPQWLTFDLGDIYKLSDVTFLPRINGRNGDIFEAEVLVSLDGKTYTKAGTYTFDNDGKNLTNRDQWKRMPFNTQMARFVKLNIVHAGGDSADAYASMSEIRFYGVKAIDKSALQEKYDQYKDFKDDNYTPASYTALQNAIKDAEKALNDKTVLQDEVDAVLARLNDAIEGLTKQADKKELQKAIDASKDLNKKDYTSATWSEFEKALDKAIKVNADLNATQESVDTVLADLDKAKDALKKVEDSNTPDNPDTPDNPNTPDNPNTPDKPTPDTPNGDNTHGNSGNNGSSNNGSGNNGTSDENVDTSDTTNTGLLAGTMLAAGLGAAFLLKKKKEETE, translated from the coding sequence ATGAAAAATAAAGCGATTCTAAAGAAAATTGGTCCAGTATCTTTGGCGACTGTCATGTCCTTAACGGGTATTTATGGATATGCAACACCGCTAGTACAGGTACACGCAGCAGAAGACGCAGAAACACAACTAGGTTCTATTATTGATGTTAAAAAAGTAGAAAAGAATATTGTTGAAATTACATACCAAAATGGATATAAAGGAAGAGTTACATTTCTAGAGAATGGGATTTTCCGTTTCAATGTTGATCCAAGTGGTAAATTTGAACAATATGCAACACCTAATAGTAAATCTCATAAAGCAACAATACAGACAAAATCTGATGAATCTGATGATTATTCTAAGCCTGAAGCTTCGTTAAACGATGAAAATGGATTCATTCAATTAAGTGCAGGTAATACGATAATTGAATTTGATAAAACTACAGGTATGATGTCAGCAAAACGTACAGATGGAACAATTGTATTCAAAGAAAGCAAGCCACTTTCTATTGGTTCAGGATCAACGACACAGACATTAGCAACATCTGATGATGAATATTTCTATGGTGGAGGTACTCAGAACGGACGTTTTTCACATAAAGGAAAATCAATTAATATAAAAAATGAAGGTGGATGGACGGATGGACAAGTTTCATCTCCAAATCCATTCTACTGGTCAAATAAAGGTTATGGTGTATTACGTAATACTTTTAAAGAAGGTAAATATGATTTTGCTAAATCAGATAGTGCGAATATCACAACAAGTCATGATGAAAATGAATTTGATGCATATTACTTTATAAGTGACAGTAGTGATATTTCTACGACTGCCAATAATATTTTAAATGAGTATTATGAAGTAACTGGTAACCCAGTATTATTACCTGAATATGGTTATTATTTAGCTCATCTAAATTGCTACAATCGTGATGGTTGGCAAGAAGGTGGAAAAGAATGGAAGCTGGAAGATGGAAAATGGTATGAAGAATTAGGACAGTCCTATGATTATGTTATACCAGAAGGTACAAAAGTAGAGTCATTGAATAATACACCTCCATCAACATTGATTGATAATTTTAAAGGTGTAATTGATGATAGTACAAAGAAATTTACAGCACAGGCTGTTATTGAAGGCCATGAAGCAAATGATATGCCATTAGGCTGGTTCTTGCCAAATGATGGTTATGGCTGTGGCTATGGTCAAAATGGTTACCACGAGGAAAGAACAGATGAAGAAAAAGCAAATAACGATTGGACACGTGCTACGCAGGCTGTTGATGCGAATGTGAACAATTTAAAGGATTTTACTGATTTTGCAAATCAACATGGTATCCAAGTTGGTCTATGGACACAGGCAGCTTTAAATCCAGAAGATTCTGAATTAGATGGAATGTATCAGGGATTCCAGACTTTACGTGATTTTAATAAAGAAGTAAACACTGGAGGCGTAAGAGCATTAAAGACAGACGTAGCATGGGTTGGCGAAGGTTATTCTATGGCCTTAAACTCAGTGAAAACTGGATATGATGTCTTAGCAAAAACAAACACACGTCCTATGTTGGTTTCATTAGATGGATGGGCTGGTTCACAGCGTTATACAAGTATGTGGACTGGTGACCAGTATGGTGGTCAATGGGAATATATTCGTTTCCATATCCCTACATATATTGGACAGAGTTTGTCAGGTAATCCTAACGTAGCAAGTGATATGGATGGTATCTTCTCTGGAGATTCAATTACTTCTACAAGAGATTATGAATGGAAAACATTTACATCTGTTATGTTAGATATGGATGGCTGGGGATCTCTAGCTAAAAAACCATATTATAATGGTGATCCTTATACAGGTATTAACCGTATGTATTTGAAATTGAAGGCACAGTTAATGCCATATCTATATACAGAAGCACATAAAGCAGTTGATGGACTTCCAATGATCCGTGCAATGTTCTTAGAAGAAGAAAATGCTTATACATTAGGTACAGCAACACAGTATCAGTATATGTATGGAGATAATTTCTTAGTTGCGCCTATTTATCAGGATACAAATGCAGATGATCAGGGAAATGATATCAGAAATAATATCTATCTTCCATCTACAGCTGATACATGGATTGACTACTTTACAGGTGAACAGTATCGTGGTGGACAGGTTATTAACAACTTTGATGCACCATTATGGAAACTTCCTTTATTTGTAAAGAATGGTTCTATTATTCCAATGTATGAAAATCACAACAATCCATCTGCAATTTCTAAGACAAATACAGAAGGTCTGGATAAATCAAGAAGAATAGTTGAATTCTATCCTTATCAAGATTCTTCTTACGATGCAATTGAAGACGATGGAATTTCTATGACACAGAACAGTGATGGAACAGTTGATTATGGTAGTAATGTGAAGACACATTATACTTCAAGTGTAAAAGGTACAACAGCAACATTGACCGCAAACAAATCTGAAGGTGGCTATCAGGGATATGATGCAAACAGACATTCTACATTTGTTGTAAATGTATCTGAAAAACCTTCTAAGGTTACTGCTATAAATGGTTCTACAGATATTAATGCAAAAGAAGTAACTTCTTATGAAGCATTTGAAAAAGCAGCAAAAAACAATGAGGCTGTATGGTTCTATGATGAATCTCCAAATTTGAACAAATATGCAAAAGATGATGAAGGATTTAAAGATACAGCAATCATTACAACTCCAAAATTATATGTATCATTTACAAAGACAAATGTTAATGAACAAGCACAGACATTGGTGATCGAAGGCTTTAAAAATGATGCTGATTTAGGTGAAGAAACTTTAAATAAAGATCTGAGTACACCTGCAAACTTAACGGCTGCAGAAGAAACAAAGACACCAACAAGCATTACATTAACATGGGATGAAGTAGAAGATGCAACAAGTTATGATGTAGAAGCAGATGGTATTATTTACAATATTGGAAATAATACAACTTTCACTCATGAAGATTTACCATATCATTCTACACATACTTATCGTGTACGTTCAAGAAATATCAAGGGATATTCTGAATGGAGTAAAGAATATGAATCTATATCATTAGAAGATCCATGGAAAGATACACCTACACCAGAAAATATTACATGGGAAGGCGATATTTATGGATCTCATACTCCAGATTTAGCATTTGATAATTTCTTCCAATCAGGTGATGGAGGCTTCCATTCAGATGGAAACTCTATTGGACAAGCATTAACTGTTGATTATGGAAAAGGCTATCAGTTAGATAAAGTAGAATATTATCCACGTGATGATGCTAGTAATGGCACCGTGACAAAAATGGATGTATATACAAGTCTTGATGGTAAAAACTGGAGTGATGCTAAGAGCTTTACTTGGGAACGTAGTGCAGATATGAAGGAAATTCCTTTAAAAACTACAGCTCGTTATATTAAATTTATTCCTAGAGAATCTGTTGGAAACTTCTTCGCTGCAAGTGAAATAAAAGTTTATAAAGTTGAAAATACTAATGGATTTGCAATCGGAAGTATTGCGCAACAAGGTAAAGATACACCAGATGATGCAGATTATCAAAACTTAAGAAGTTATCTAGGTATTTCAAATAAAGATAAAACATTTGAAAACCAGGTAGCAAATTATGGCTTAGATATCAATATGAATGGTGTATATGATGTATATGATTATGCATTTACAATGTTCAAACTTGATGGTGGAACTAAAAAATCTGGTTCTGTTGCAGGTAATGCATTATTACTTCCTAGCAAAAACACGGTTAAGGCAGGAGAAACATTTACAATAGATGTATATGCTACTGATGTAAATAACTTAAATGCTTTTGGACAGGTTATTAATTATGATCCTAATAAGCTAGAAATTAGTAAAAATGATATCCAAGCTACTCCATTTGTAGCACAAATGGAAAACCTTTCTTCTCAACAAAGATATGATGATACAGCATATGTTGATTTAGCATTTGTCAATCGTGGAGATAAGAAATTGTTTAGTGGTGAAGGAAGTATTGCGACAATTACTGTAAAAGCCAAAGCAGATTGTAATGTAGCAGATGTCATTGATTTGAGCACAGTTACGTTGATTGGACCTGATTATAGTTATATTGAATCAGCAATTAAAAACGATATTACAATTCCAGAAATTCCACTAGTAAGCACAGCAGCAGAATATGGTCGTGAAGAATTTGATATCACGATGACAAATGATGTGTTAACTGAGGATAAAGAAGGAACTAATGTTGAAAAAATCATTAATGGTGGATCTCAGGAAAGTTATGATCTGTTATTTGATGGTAAGAAATCAGGAAGACAATTTGAATTTGTTTGGGATACAGGTAAAAATGTTTTAGCACCTGAAGTTAAATTGCCAACAACATTCCACTTTACATTGAAAGAGGCTAAGCCTTTAAATAATGTAAAAGTTTATAATTCTAATGAAGGAAATGGATATTTATTATCAGCAGATGCAATTTTCTATTATGAAGATGGCACATCTGAAACAGTATCTATTGATGAAAAACAGCAGGTATTCTCATTTGATGCTTCTTTAGAGAATGCGGATAAAAATGTTATTCGTGTTGATGTCATAGCGAAAACTTCTAATGGTTTAGCAAATGAGAATAATGATCCAAGAGAAAACCGTATGTTAACATTAGAAGAAATGGAATTCTCTTACATTAAAACAGTTAAAATTGAAAAGATTGAAGCTAATGACAATGCAAAAGAACTTTATGTTGGGGATATTAGTGATATCAAAGCATTGGTAACACCAAATGAACCAAATCCTTATTACACAGTAAGTAGCTCTAATGGAGAGGTTGCATCCATTATTACATTAGCAGATGAAAACAATCTTCCAGTTTATAAGGTACATGCATTAGCTGCAGGAGAAACTGTTATTACAGTTACATCCGCTGCGGATAAGAATATTAGCACTTCTTATACATTGACTGTTAAAGAAGGTATCAATATTACACCTTTAACAAAAGCAATTGAAAAAGCACGTGAATATACAGCTGATACCTATATAGAAGATTCATATGCAGCATTACAGGCAGCTGTAAATGCTGGTACGGATTTACTAAATACACAGGATTATACAAAAGCACAGATTGAATCTGCAGCAGCAGATATTCTAAATGCAATTGCAAATTTAGTTGTAAAACCATTAAATGAAGGAAATTTAATTAATACTTCAAAGGATTCATCAGTTTCAATCATTGATTTCTCAAGTGAATGTACACCTGAAGAATTAGAAGATGGTTTGGCAGCAAATGTATTAGATTATAACGAAGAAACATATTGGCATTCAAATTATGATTCAAGTATTGGCATGCCACAATGGTTAACATTTGATTTAGGTGATATCTATAAATTATCTGATGTAACATTCTTACCACGTATCAATGGTAGAAATGGGGATATTTTTGAAGCTGAAGTACTTGTTAGTTTAGATGGTAAAACATATACAAAAGCTGGAACTTATACATTTGATAATGATGGAAAGAATCTGACAAACCGTGATCAGTGGAAACGTATGCCTTTCAACACACAAATGGCACGTTTTGTAAAACTAAATATTGTTCATGCTGGTGGAGATAGCGCAGATGCATATGCTTCTATGTCTGAAATTCGCTTCTATGGTGTAAAAGCTATAGATAAGAGTGCTTTACAGGAAAAATATGATCAATATAAAGATTTTAAAGATGATAACTATACACCTGCTTCTTATACAGCTTTACAGAATGCAATAAAAGATGCAGAAAAAGCATTAAATGACAAAACAGTACTTCAAGATGAAGTAGATGCTGTCCTTGCTCGTTTAAATGATGCTATCGAAGGCTTAACAAAACAGGCAGATAAGAAAGAACTTCAAAAAGCAATTGACGCTTCTAAAGATCTGAATAAGAAAGATTATACTTCTGCTACTTGGTCTGAATTTGAGAAAGCATTAGATAAAGCAATTAAAGTGAATGCTGATTTAAACGCTACACAGGAATCAGTAGATACTGTATTAGCAGATTTGGATAAAGCAAAAGATGCGTTAAAGAAAGTAGAAGACAGCAATACACCAGATAATCCAGATACACCGGATAATCCAAACACTCCGGATAATCCAAATACACCTGATAAACCAACACCAGACACACCTAATGGAGATAACACTCACGGTAATTCTGGAAATAATGGTTCAAGTAACAATGGTTCAGGTAACAATGGAACATCTGATGAAAATGTAGATACATCAGATACTACAAATACTGGTTTATTAGCTGGAACAATGCTGGCTGCTGGACTTGGCGCTGCATTCCTGCTGAAAAAGAAAAAAGAAGAAACTGAATAA
- a CDS encoding PaaI family thioesterase, with the protein MEKEIIEQRIQHFMELRNTKTGTINAMLEMELYAYDLEQKTITLAFPVRTWEANPVGNMHGGMICAILDVTMGCAAYVFSQAYFTPTIQMSVNFVKGIPSDEVLLVEGILDHAGSRMAQARAIARLQRTNEVAATGNGSYAMNHKK; encoded by the coding sequence ATGGAAAAAGAAATCATTGAACAAAGAATTCAGCATTTTATGGAACTAAGAAATACCAAAACAGGAACCATCAACGCTATGCTGGAGATGGAATTATATGCCTATGATCTGGAACAAAAAACTATTACATTAGCATTTCCAGTACGCACTTGGGAAGCAAATCCAGTTGGCAATATGCATGGTGGAATGATTTGCGCAATACTAGATGTAACAATGGGATGTGCAGCTTATGTATTCTCACAAGCGTATTTTACACCAACGATTCAAATGTCTGTGAATTTCGTGAAAGGAATACCATCAGATGAAGTATTACTGGTAGAAGGAATCTTAGATCATGCAGGCAGCCGTATGGCACAGGCACGAGCAATCGCAAGATTACAGCGCACAAATGAAGTAGCCGCCACAGGAAATGGCAGTTACGCAATGAATCATAAGAAATGA